One genomic segment of Pseudomonas sp. RU47 includes these proteins:
- the rnk gene encoding nucleoside diphosphate kinase regulator, with amino-acid sequence MTAPSITLTRLDVQRLERLIDSLDDTLPGVIALQTELDRADSVVGHDEVPADVVTMNSRVHCREEGSGKDYHLTLVYPKDANADEGKISILAPVGSALLGLKVGQHIDWPAPGGKTLKLTLLEVESQPANGGAFPE; translated from the coding sequence ATGACCGCACCTTCCATCACCCTTACCCGTCTGGACGTGCAACGTCTGGAGCGCTTGATCGACAGCCTGGATGACACGCTGCCGGGCGTGATTGCGCTGCAAACCGAGCTGGACCGTGCCGACTCCGTGGTCGGCCACGATGAAGTGCCCGCCGATGTCGTGACGATGAATTCCCGTGTGCATTGCCGCGAAGAAGGCAGTGGCAAGGACTATCACCTGACGCTGGTCTATCCGAAGGATGCCAACGCCGATGAAGGCAAGATCTCGATCCTGGCTCCGGTCGGCAGCGCGTTGCTGGGCCTGAAGGTCGGTCAGCACATCGACTGGCCGGCACCGGGTGGCAAGACCCTCAAACTGACTTTGCTTGAAGTCGAATCGCAACCGGCCAACGGTGGCGCGTTTCCCGAGTAA
- a CDS encoding DUF1289 domain-containing protein: MTETAPARPPKPLYSNISPAVPSPCSGVCRLDDQKVCLGCFRHVEDIREWRSADDQRRRVICAQAADRRNSSM; this comes from the coding sequence GTGACTGAGACTGCTCCCGCCCGGCCTCCGAAGCCGCTCTACAGCAACATCAGCCCTGCGGTGCCTTCGCCGTGCAGTGGCGTGTGTCGGCTGGATGACCAGAAGGTTTGCCTCGGCTGCTTCCGCCATGTCGAGGATATTCGCGAATGGCGCTCGGCGGACGATCAACGCCGCCGGGTCATCTGCGCCCAAGCCGCAGACCGCCGCAATTCCTCAATGTAG
- the cyaY gene encoding iron donor protein CyaY — protein MSLSEARFHDLVDETQEKLEDIFDESDLDIDMENSAGVLTVKFENGSQLIFSRQEPLRQLWLAAVSGGFHFDYDEESERWMCDKSEEQLGEMLERIVKQQAGAEFDFEGL, from the coding sequence ATGAGTTTGTCCGAAGCCCGTTTTCACGATCTGGTCGATGAAACCCAGGAAAAACTGGAAGACATCTTTGACGAAAGTGATCTGGATATCGACATGGAGAACTCGGCCGGTGTGCTCACCGTCAAGTTCGAAAACGGCTCGCAGCTGATCTTCAGCCGTCAGGAGCCGCTGCGTCAGCTGTGGCTGGCGGCGGTGTCCGGTGGTTTCCACTTCGACTACGACGAAGAAAGCGAGCGCTGGATGTGTGACAAGAGCGAAGAGCAATTGGGCGAAATGCTCGAGCGCATCGTCAAGCAGCAGGCCGGCGCCGAATTCGATTTCGAAGGTCTGTGA
- the lptM gene encoding LPS translocon maturation chaperone LptM produces MKRLISSLAALVAVACLVSACGQKGPLYLPDDDQDPAEQAQSSQKQPSKAHKHDVYQ; encoded by the coding sequence ATGAAGCGCCTGATCTCTTCCCTTGCTGCGCTCGTCGCGGTTGCCTGCCTCGTTTCGGCCTGTGGTCAAAAAGGCCCGCTGTACCTGCCGGATGACGATCAGGACCCGGCCGAGCAAGCCCAGTCTTCGCAGAAGCAGCCGTCCAAAGCACACAAGCACGACGTTTACCAATAA
- the lysA gene encoding diaminopimelate decarboxylase, whose protein sequence is MDAFNYRGGELFAEGVALSAIADRFGTPTYVYSRAHIEAQYLAYADALAGMPHLVCFAVKANSNLGVLNVLARLGAGFDIVSRGELERVLAAGGSADKIVFSGVGKTRDDMRRALEVGVHCFNVESTDELERLQVVAAELGVRAPVSLRVNPDVDAGTHPYISTGLKENKFGIAIADAEDVYVRAAHLPNLEVVGVDCHIGSQLTTLPPFLDALDRLLDLVDRLGDCGIHLRHIDLGGGLGVRYRDEEPPLAADYIKAVRERLNGRDLALVFEPGRFIVANAGVLLTQVEYLKHTEHKDFAIVDAAMNDLIRPALYQAWMDVTAVKPRDTAARKYDIVGPICETGDFLAKDRELALAEGDLLAVHSAGAYGFVMSSNYNTRGRAAEVLVDGDQVFEVRRRETVAELFAGESLLPE, encoded by the coding sequence ATGGACGCTTTTAACTACCGTGGCGGGGAGTTGTTCGCGGAAGGTGTGGCGCTGTCCGCCATCGCCGACCGCTTCGGCACGCCCACCTATGTCTACTCGCGCGCGCACATCGAAGCCCAGTATCTGGCTTACGCCGATGCACTGGCCGGCATGCCGCATCTGGTCTGCTTTGCGGTCAAAGCCAACTCCAACCTCGGCGTGCTGAATGTCCTGGCACGTCTGGGCGCCGGATTCGACATCGTTTCCCGTGGCGAGCTGGAACGCGTACTGGCCGCTGGCGGCAGCGCTGACAAGATCGTCTTCTCCGGTGTCGGCAAGACCCGTGACGACATGCGTCGCGCGCTGGAAGTCGGCGTGCACTGCTTCAACGTCGAGTCCACCGACGAGCTCGAGCGCCTGCAAGTGGTCGCCGCCGAACTGGGCGTTCGCGCACCGGTTTCGCTACGCGTGAACCCGGACGTCGATGCTGGCACCCACCCGTACATTTCCACCGGTCTCAAAGAGAACAAGTTCGGCATCGCCATCGCCGACGCCGAAGACGTGTACGTGCGTGCCGCGCATCTGCCGAACCTGGAAGTAGTGGGCGTTGACTGCCACATCGGTTCGCAACTGACCACGCTGCCGCCATTCCTCGACGCACTTGATCGCCTGCTGGATCTGGTCGATCGCCTCGGCGACTGCGGCATTCACCTGCGCCACATCGATCTCGGTGGTGGTTTGGGCGTGCGTTATCGCGATGAAGAGCCGCCATTGGCTGCCGACTACATCAAAGCCGTGCGCGAGCGTCTGAACGGTCGTGATCTGGCGCTGGTGTTCGAGCCAGGCCGTTTCATCGTTGCCAACGCCGGCGTGCTGCTGACTCAGGTCGAGTACCTCAAGCACACCGAGCACAAGGATTTCGCCATCGTCGACGCGGCGATGAACGACCTGATCCGCCCGGCGCTGTATCAGGCGTGGATGGACGTTACGGCGGTCAAACCGCGTGACACCGCTGCGCGCAAATACGACATCGTTGGCCCGATCTGCGAAACCGGTGACTTCCTCGCCAAGGACCGCGAATTGGCCCTGGCCGAAGGCGATCTGCTGGCCGTGCATTCGGCCGGTGCCTACGGCTTTGTGATGAGCTCCAACTACAACACCCGTGGCCGTGCCGCTGAAGTGTTGGTAGACGGTGATCAGGTTTTTGAAGTGCGTCGCCGCGAGACCGTGGCCGAGCTGTTTGCCGGCGAAAGCCTGCTGCCGGAGTAA
- the dapF gene encoding diaminopimelate epimerase yields MLLRFTKMHGLGNDFMVLDLVSQHAHIQPKHAKQWGDRHTGIGFDQLLIVEAPSNPDVDFRYRIFNSDGSEVEQCGNGARCFARFVLDKRLTAKRQIRVETKGGIIELDVRNDGQIGVNMGAPRLVPADIPFEAPAQAISYQLEVDGTTVELAAVSMGNPHAVLRVQDINSAPVHELGPKIEHHPRFPARVNVGFLQVIDRNRAQLRVWERGAGETQACGTGACAAAVAAISQGWMDSPLLIDLPGGRLSIEWAGPGQPVLMTGPAVRVYEGQVRL; encoded by the coding sequence ATGCTGCTGCGTTTTACTAAAATGCACGGCTTGGGCAATGACTTCATGGTTCTCGACCTGGTCAGCCAGCACGCGCACATTCAGCCAAAACACGCCAAGCAATGGGGCGATCGGCACACCGGTATCGGTTTCGACCAGTTGCTGATCGTCGAGGCGCCGAGCAACCCGGACGTGGATTTCCGTTACCGGATCTTCAATTCCGATGGCTCGGAAGTCGAGCAATGCGGCAACGGCGCGCGCTGCTTTGCGCGCTTCGTGCTCGACAAGCGTCTGACCGCCAAGCGGCAGATCCGCGTCGAGACCAAGGGCGGCATCATCGAACTGGACGTGCGTAACGACGGCCAGATCGGTGTGAACATGGGCGCTCCGCGTCTGGTGCCGGCGGACATTCCGTTCGAAGCGCCGGCGCAGGCCATCAGCTATCAGCTGGAAGTCGACGGCACCACCGTCGAACTGGCCGCCGTGTCGATGGGCAACCCGCACGCGGTATTGCGCGTGCAAGACATCAACAGCGCACCGGTGCATGAACTGGGGCCGAAAATCGAACACCATCCGCGCTTCCCCGCGCGAGTGAACGTCGGTTTTCTCCAGGTCATCGACCGTAACCGCGCGCAATTGCGCGTGTGGGAACGCGGTGCCGGGGAAACCCAGGCCTGCGGTACCGGCGCGTGTGCAGCGGCTGTCGCTGCGATCAGCCAGGGGTGGATGGATTCGCCGCTATTGATCGACCTGCCCGGCGGGCGTCTGTCCATTGAATGGGCAGGCCCTGGCCAACCGGTACTGATGACCGGTCCGGCAGTGCGTGTATACGAAGGACAAGTACGTCTTTGA
- a CDS encoding DUF484 family protein translates to MTDKPQVPARQSDESASESLEAAAVAAYLEAHPDFFVEHEELLPAMRIPHQRGDTVSLVERQMTILRDRNIEMRHRLSQLMDVARDNDRLFDKTRRLILALMDASSLEDVVISVEDSLRQDFQVPFVSLILLGDNPAPVGRWVSHADAQVAIGGLLTEGKSVSGSLREHELDFLFGEEQRKQIGSTAVVAVSHQGIHGILAIASRDPQHYKSSVGTLFLSYIAEVMGRVLPRVNSSLRSVR, encoded by the coding sequence ATGACCGATAAGCCTCAGGTACCCGCCCGACAGTCCGACGAATCAGCGTCCGAGAGCCTGGAGGCGGCAGCGGTTGCCGCATACCTGGAGGCTCATCCGGACTTCTTCGTCGAGCACGAAGAACTGCTGCCCGCGATGCGCATTCCTCACCAGCGTGGTGATACCGTTTCGCTGGTCGAGCGGCAGATGACCATTCTGCGCGACCGCAACATCGAGATGCGCCACCGCCTCTCGCAGTTGATGGACGTCGCCCGCGACAACGATCGCCTGTTCGACAAGACTCGTCGCCTGATCCTCGCCCTGATGGACGCCTCCAGTCTTGAAGACGTGGTGATCAGCGTCGAAGACAGTCTGCGTCAGGATTTCCAGGTGCCTTTTGTCAGCCTGATCCTGCTCGGTGACAACCCGGCGCCGGTCGGCCGTTGGGTCAGCCACGCTGACGCCCAAGTCGCCATCGGCGGCTTGCTCACCGAAGGCAAAAGCGTCAGCGGTAGCCTGCGCGAGCATGAACTGGACTTCCTCTTCGGCGAAGAACAGCGCAAGCAGATCGGCTCCACCGCTGTGGTCGCGGTCAGCCATCAAGGCATCCATGGAATTCTGGCGATCGCCAGCCGTGATCCGCAGCACTACAAGAGTTCGGTCGGCACGCTGTTCCTCAGCTACATCGCCGAAGTCATGGGCCGCGTGCTGCCACGGGTCAACAGCTCCCTGCGCTCGGTACGCTGA
- the xerC gene encoding tyrosine recombinase XerC: protein MERQLDAYCEHLRSERQVSPHTLSAYRRDLDKVLGWCVKQNIGSWAALDIQRLRSLIARLHAQGQSSRSLARLLSAVRGLYHYLNREGLCDHDPATGLAPPKGERRLPKTLDTDRALQLLEGAVEDDFLARRDQAILELFYSSGLRLSELTGLNLDQLDLADGMVQVLGKGSKTRLLPVGKKAREAIEQWLPLRAMTNPADDAVFVSQQGRRLGPRAIQVRVKLAGERELGQNLHPHMLRHSFASHLLESSQDLRAVQELLGHSDIKTTQIYTHLDFQHLAAVYDSAHPRAKRMKGDDS, encoded by the coding sequence ATGGAACGGCAACTGGACGCTTACTGCGAACATCTGCGCAGTGAGCGACAGGTGTCGCCGCACACGCTGTCGGCCTACCGCCGCGACCTCGACAAAGTCCTTGGCTGGTGCGTCAAACAGAACATCGGCAGCTGGGCGGCACTGGATATTCAGCGCCTGCGCAGCCTGATCGCCCGTTTGCACGCGCAAGGTCAGTCCTCGCGCAGCCTCGCTCGATTGCTCTCGGCAGTACGCGGGCTCTATCACTATCTGAATCGCGAAGGTCTTTGCGACCATGATCCGGCCACGGGTCTGGCACCGCCGAAAGGCGAGCGCCGACTGCCGAAAACCCTCGATACCGACCGTGCACTGCAACTGCTTGAAGGTGCGGTCGAGGACGATTTTCTCGCACGTCGGGATCAGGCGATTCTTGAATTGTTCTACTCCTCCGGCCTGCGCTTGTCAGAGCTGACCGGGCTTAATCTTGATCAGCTGGATCTGGCCGACGGCATGGTTCAGGTGCTCGGCAAGGGCAGCAAAACCCGTCTGTTGCCGGTGGGCAAAAAGGCCCGTGAAGCGATCGAACAATGGCTGCCGTTGCGGGCCATGACCAACCCGGCGGACGATGCCGTGTTCGTCAGCCAGCAAGGCCGGCGCCTCGGCCCGCGCGCAATTCAGGTGCGGGTCAAACTGGCCGGCGAACGCGAGCTGGGGCAAAACCTGCACCCGCACATGCTGCGCCACTCGTTCGCCAGCCACCTGCTCGAATCCTCGCAGGACCTGCGCGCCGTGCAGGAGTTGCTCGGCCACTCCGACATCAAGACCACGCAGATCTACACCCACCTGGACTTCCAGCACCTGGCGGCGGTCTACGACAGCGCCCACCCACGGGCCAAACGCATGAAAGGCGATGATTCATGA
- a CDS encoding HAD family hydrolase, producing the protein MSIQLITFDLDDTLWDTAPVIVSAEAVLREWLSEHAPNLGAVPVEHLWAIRERVLTSEPGLKHRISALRRRVLFHAMEDAGYAHGEATDLADKGFEVFLHARHQIEVFPEVEPVLEILANHYALGVVTNGNADVRRLGLADYFKFALCAEDIGIAKPDARLFHEALQRGGATAETAVHIGDHPGDDIAGAQQAGLRAIWFNPAGKVWEADRLPDAEIRSLSDLPAVLARWNATSN; encoded by the coding sequence ATGAGCATCCAGTTGATCACCTTCGACCTCGACGACACCCTGTGGGACACCGCCCCGGTGATCGTCAGCGCCGAAGCGGTATTGCGCGAATGGCTGAGCGAACATGCGCCGAATCTGGGCGCCGTGCCGGTCGAACATTTGTGGGCGATTCGTGAGCGGGTGTTGACCAGTGAGCCGGGGTTGAAACATCGCATCAGCGCGCTACGTCGGCGGGTGTTGTTTCATGCGATGGAAGACGCTGGGTACGCCCATGGAGAAGCAACCGACCTGGCAGACAAGGGCTTTGAAGTGTTTCTGCATGCGCGGCATCAGATCGAAGTGTTCCCTGAAGTCGAACCCGTGCTGGAGATTCTCGCCAATCACTATGCGCTTGGCGTAGTCACCAATGGCAACGCCGATGTGCGGCGGTTGGGGTTGGCGGATTACTTCAAGTTCGCGTTGTGCGCCGAAGATATCGGCATCGCCAAACCGGATGCCCGGTTGTTTCATGAAGCGTTGCAGCGCGGTGGCGCTACTGCGGAAACCGCCGTGCACATAGGTGATCATCCGGGGGATGACATTGCCGGGGCGCAGCAAGCCGGGTTGCGGGCGATCTGGTTTAACCCGGCGGGCAAGGTCTGGGAAGCGGATCGTTTGCCGGATGCTGAAATCCGTAGCCTGAGCGATTTGCCAGCCGTTCTTGCACGCTGGAATGCCACCTCGAACTGA
- the sutA gene encoding transcriptional regulator SutA codes for MSDDDLENDDLEVGDEDEAEEGLEAAAEDVADDDGGDDTPAPAAKGKAKAAVSVDELPSIEAKNKERDALAKAMEEFLSRGGKVQEVEANVVADPPKKPDNKYGSRPI; via the coding sequence ATGAGCGACGATGATCTGGAAAACGACGACCTCGAAGTAGGCGACGAAGACGAGGCCGAGGAAGGTCTGGAAGCAGCAGCGGAAGACGTTGCTGACGACGATGGTGGCGACGATACGCCGGCCCCGGCTGCCAAAGGCAAAGCCAAGGCTGCGGTGTCGGTAGACGAGTTGCCGAGCATTGAAGCCAAGAACAAGGAACGCGACGCCCTGGCCAAGGCCATGGAAGAGTTCCTGTCGCGTGGCGGCAAGGTTCAGGAAGTGGAGGCCAACGTGGTCGCCGATCCGCCGAAGAAGCCGGACAACAAGTACGGCAGCCGCCCTATCTGA
- a CDS encoding secondary thiamine-phosphate synthase enzyme YjbQ, whose product MWQQTLITLRARPRGFHLVTDELLAGLPELRECRVGLLHLWLQHTSASLTINENADPAVRRDFERFFNRLIPQGTDGYEHNDEGLDDLPAHFKASVLGCQISLPVSAGRLALGTWQGVYLGEHRDHGGARKVLATLHGEGA is encoded by the coding sequence ATGTGGCAACAGACTCTGATAACCCTGCGGGCACGGCCCCGGGGCTTTCATCTGGTAACGGACGAGTTACTCGCGGGGCTGCCTGAACTCAGGGAGTGCCGGGTCGGTCTGTTGCATTTGTGGCTGCAGCATACCTCGGCGTCGTTGACCATCAACGAGAACGCCGATCCGGCGGTACGTCGCGACTTCGAACGATTTTTCAATCGTCTGATCCCACAAGGAACAGACGGCTATGAGCATAACGACGAAGGCCTGGACGACCTCCCGGCGCACTTCAAGGCCAGCGTGCTTGGCTGCCAGATCAGTCTGCCGGTTTCGGCAGGTCGCCTGGCACTGGGGACCTGGCAAGGCGTTTATCTGGGCGAGCACCGTGATCATGGCGGTGCCCGAAAAGTCCTCGCCACCTTGCACGGTGAAGGGGCATAA
- a CDS encoding ammonium transporter, with product MTLRKFAGLGALLSIVMPSLAMAADEVAAPVLNSGDTAWMLTSTALVLFMTIPGLALFYGGMVRSKNILSVMMQCFAITGLISILWVIYGYSIAFDTTGMEQGVVNFNSFFGGMGKAFLAGVTPSSLTGPAALFPEAVFITFQMTFAIITPALIVGAFAERMKFSAMLIFMGIWFTLVYAPIAHMVWSGNGGLMWDWGVLDFAGGTVVHINAGVAGLIACLVLGKRKGFPTTPMAPHNLGYTLMGAAMLWVGWFGFNAGSAAAANGTAGMAMLVTQIATAAAALGWMFAEWVTHGKPSALGIASGVVAGLVAITPAAGTVGPMGALVIGLAAGVVCFFCATTLKRKLGYDDSLDAFGVHGIGGILGAILTGVFAAPALGGFGTVTDIGAQVWIQVKGVGFTVIYTAIVTFIILKVLDAVMGLRVTEEEESVGLDLAQHNERGYNL from the coding sequence ATGACTCTGCGTAAATTCGCAGGGCTAGGAGCCCTGTTGTCCATCGTAATGCCAAGCCTTGCAATGGCGGCAGACGAAGTGGCGGCCCCAGTCCTCAATTCCGGCGACACTGCCTGGATGCTGACCTCGACGGCACTCGTGCTGTTCATGACCATCCCGGGTCTGGCGCTGTTCTACGGCGGCATGGTTCGCTCGAAAAACATTCTTTCCGTGATGATGCAGTGCTTCGCCATTACCGGTCTGATCAGCATCCTGTGGGTCATTTATGGCTACAGCATTGCGTTCGACACCACCGGCATGGAGCAGGGCGTCGTCAACTTCAACTCGTTCTTCGGCGGCATGGGCAAGGCGTTCCTCGCCGGTGTCACGCCTTCGAGCCTGACCGGCCCAGCGGCTTTGTTCCCTGAGGCGGTGTTCATCACCTTCCAGATGACCTTCGCGATCATCACCCCGGCGCTGATCGTCGGTGCGTTCGCCGAGCGGATGAAGTTCTCCGCGATGCTGATCTTCATGGGCATCTGGTTCACCCTGGTTTATGCACCGATCGCGCACATGGTCTGGTCCGGCAACGGCGGCCTGATGTGGGACTGGGGCGTGCTCGACTTCGCGGGCGGCACCGTGGTGCACATCAACGCCGGTGTCGCCGGTCTGATTGCCTGCCTGGTATTGGGCAAGCGCAAAGGCTTCCCGACCACCCCGATGGCCCCGCACAACCTCGGTTACACCCTGATGGGTGCGGCGATGCTGTGGGTCGGCTGGTTCGGTTTCAACGCTGGCTCCGCTGCAGCGGCCAACGGCACCGCCGGCATGGCGATGCTGGTCACTCAGATCGCTACCGCTGCTGCGGCACTGGGCTGGATGTTTGCCGAGTGGGTCACCCACGGCAAGCCAAGCGCGCTGGGCATCGCTTCGGGTGTGGTTGCCGGTCTGGTAGCGATCACTCCGGCAGCCGGCACCGTGGGCCCGATGGGCGCACTGGTGATTGGTCTGGCGGCGGGCGTGGTGTGCTTCTTCTGCGCCACCACCCTGAAACGCAAACTCGGTTATGACGATTCCCTGGACGCGTTCGGCGTGCACGGTATCGGCGGTATCCTCGGCGCGATCCTCACCGGTGTCTTCGCTGCGCCGGCGCTGGGTGGCTTCGGCACCGTGACCGATATCGGTGCGCAAGTGTGGATTCAGGTCAAAGGCGTGGGCTTCACGGTGATCTACACCGCGATCGTCACCTTCATCATCCTCAAGGTACTCGACGCTGTGATGGGTCTGCGTGTGACCGAAGAAGAAGAGTCGGTCGGCCTCGATCTGGCACAACACAACGAACGCGGCTACAACCTGTAA
- the glnK gene encoding P-II family nitrogen regulator — MKLVTAIIKPFKLDDVRESLSEIGVQGITVTEVKGFGRQKGHTELYRGAEYVVDFLPKVKIDVAIDDKDLDRVIEAITKAANTGKIGDGKIFVVNLEQAIRIRTGETDTDAI; from the coding sequence ATGAAGCTAGTCACTGCCATCATCAAGCCGTTCAAGTTGGACGACGTGCGCGAGTCGCTGTCCGAAATCGGCGTGCAGGGCATTACCGTTACTGAAGTCAAAGGCTTCGGCCGGCAGAAGGGTCACACCGAGCTGTATCGCGGCGCGGAATATGTGGTCGATTTTCTGCCCAAGGTGAAAATCGACGTGGCCATCGACGACAAGGATCTGGATCGGGTTATCGAGGCGATAACCAAGGCGGCCAACACTGGCAAGATCGGTGACGGCAAGATCTTCGTGGTCAATCTGGAACAGGCGATTCGCATCCGTACCGGCGAAACCGATACCGACGCGATTTAA
- a CDS encoding accessory factor UbiK family protein, producing the protein MLAPKDFLDALSGTASRLFNGDTPLPKAEIESQFKMLLQSAFSKLDLVSREEFDSQMVVLARTRARLESLEAKVAEMEAKLTPPAE; encoded by the coding sequence ATGCTCGCGCCCAAAGACTTCCTCGACGCCCTGAGCGGCACCGCCTCCCGCCTGTTCAACGGCGACACCCCGCTGCCGAAAGCCGAAATCGAAAGCCAGTTCAAGATGCTGCTGCAGAGTGCCTTCAGCAAACTCGATTTGGTGAGCCGTGAAGAGTTTGATAGCCAGATGGTTGTGTTGGCGCGCACTCGTGCTCGACTTGAGAGTCTTGAGGCCAAAGTTGCCGAGATGGAAGCGAAGCTGACGCCGCCCGCTGAATAA
- a CDS encoding BRO-N domain-containing protein, with the protein MNQEETYLSPHIFTRHKLPLHALLIQNQPWFCARDLSRLLHIYLNERMLRKLDPDQYQTRKTLIHNQIENTLLISESGIYALLVYHYCPEYRALREWLTHQVIPTLRDAQHPTTSERPHLSLLSWPDMTLSLLHWNNQPWIRLQDVPLMLVEREQTKRPMTGPWWKRASRMLQSL; encoded by the coding sequence ATGAATCAAGAAGAGACTTATCTAAGCCCGCACATCTTCACCCGCCACAAACTCCCCCTCCACGCCCTCCTCATCCAGAACCAACCCTGGTTCTGCGCCCGAGACCTGAGTCGCCTGCTGCACATCTACCTCAACGAACGCATGCTGCGAAAACTCGACCCCGACCAATACCAAACCCGCAAAACCCTGATCCACAACCAGATCGAAAACACCCTGCTGATCAGCGAATCCGGCATCTACGCCCTTCTCGTCTACCACTACTGCCCCGAATACCGAGCCCTGCGCGAATGGCTCACCCACCAGGTCATCCCCACCCTGCGCGACGCCCAACATCCCACCACAAGCGAACGCCCACACCTGAGCCTGCTCAGTTGGCCGGACATGACGTTGAGTTTGTTGCACTGGAATAACCAGCCGTGGATACGGCTGCAGGATGTGCCGTTGATGTTGGTGGAACGGGAACAGACCAAACGCCCGATGACGGGGCCATGGTGGAAAAGAGCTTCGCGGATGCTGCAATCGCTATAA
- a CDS encoding HigA family addiction module antitoxin, with protein MDRNGMRPIHPGEVLNKEFMEPLGMTVMDLAMPTNWPESEIEKLVKCQLRICADLAISLAIQLNTTPEFWMNLQSTYDLRRAQLRHAGL; from the coding sequence ATGGACCGCAATGGTATGCGCCCGATTCATCCGGGCGAGGTTCTGAATAAGGAATTCATGGAGCCGTTGGGCATGACTGTCATGGATCTGGCCATGCCCACGAACTGGCCCGAAAGTGAGATCGAAAAGCTTGTGAAATGCCAGCTCAGGATCTGCGCCGATCTGGCAATCAGCCTTGCCATTCAGCTCAACACTACGCCTGAGTTCTGGATGAATCTCCAATCGACTTACGATTTGCGCAGGGCCCAGCTCCGGCATGCGGGTTTATAG